The nucleotide sequence CTCACTTAATGTAATACCATGCTTATAAAAAGATGCGCAAGTCTTTGTAACTAATCATCACTTGCTCGCCTTTTTTTCCACCCATGATGTTGCACTAAGTAAATATCTGTCGAAATTATTTGTGGCGGAACAACAGATGCAAGGGAAGTCTTGAGTTGAAATTTTACaaatagctcttaaataaaagtaatgaggAAAGAAGAATCAACATGGGGTGTGAGACTGAACTGTAACACCTCATAATGACTTGGTCATAAACACTGAGATAACATCCAAAAGGTTCAGTGCCCACTATGATCTTGGAGGGGCCTTCGCCTTAAGCCTCTGTGCATAGCCGCACGACTTAAATCCCTATCCAATTTAATACAGACATTCacaaattttaagttattaaatgtgAAACCTGTGTTGTGACATTATATATGCACTGGTCTGAAATATTCCACAACCTACCACATTGAAAATCTAGCAAATAGAGCATAAAAAGTACTGTGTCACCTGTGGCAAATACAACTCAAGGTTTCTACACTCCACTGCTTTTGTATCATAATTTATACATGTTAACTCATTTACCTGTTGTGTAAATCATCTgttataaaatcaataaatacataattacaaCCATATTTAtagttgacaatttttttttttaagctatcaaGATTTCATTGTCAAAAAGCAAAACTGAAATCAAAAATTCTCAtaccataattttttatgtaatacaGATGTATTGAATCTGGCATTGTGTGTGGATTAGCACATTCTGTAACCAGACATTAATCAAGTCCCTTGCCTTGAATTTGATTTATTTTGGGGTGGATTCCAACTGTGGATTTTGGCTGCCGGTCACAATTCTGTGCTGTTTGCATTTAATTTAGTTTGCTCAGAGTTTATAattactgtcggttttcatttcagtacaatgTTTCCTGTCTTCCAGCAAATTACATTTCACATTTAATgaataaaactttatattattttattaactgatGAAAGTGAAATAACTGGTATACTTGTTGGAACTTACTTGATTGTGTATAAAATATACCGTGTTTTATAACATAGTcttcgcacattttatactaaaatcatgtttgaaaagtaggggtgcgatttttatgtgaaaaaaaaaaattgttaggtaaagttattcataaaaacataacccattcatggaaagtacgtttatttaaaaagtagagtaaacaaaagcacgccgaacaatttaaattaataagtcatgctaAAAAATCCTTcaactttcttcaactttaaatacaaaaaaaaatatctgtgacccgaatgcggGCCTAAACTAACACATAACTATCGTCATAGTGCACACTTACCACGAAACAGTGCgagccatcaaatgtagttagctcggcactcgacagagagtgcgttgcatgcaatcagaAATATAGCAATGTCGATAGTCGACACGGGAAGCAACAtgaccaaacatgaatgatgccaactggcgctggctacatttttataagcggtacaccgcggcaacgcagatgaacagataaaggttgTAACGTTTAATAActtctttaaatgaaaatttacacatcagacaactttgtgtttccgttaattaaataagtaagtggtaatgtccaaataaatattagatttatactttaaattacatagttttatacgggaAAAAATTCCTGCTCAAAGCGCTCCGAATCGAAtggtgggaccaaaaacatcatgcaacgtttacgtgaCAGGTTTTTTAATCCTaattttgatgtcctaaaataccggtgcgacgattatgcgataaaacacggtatgttctaaattaatttttttttctagtgagCATGCAGCCATATTTGTCAGTCCAATGTTGAATCATCGTCTAAATTTCTAAGAAAATAAGGGCCCCACCTACTTAGGCACACCCACATACACAGTGTGGGCTCTGTTTATGAATAGCATTGAATAAACGCTGAGGGCGGATTAGTATTTCTATTATTAGTtattgaactgtatttttaaagcacatattaaaaatgcttaaaagacatttttttggcataaattttaggcatgaaacatctggTAGAGATACTTGATATCAATCAAGTGAAttgcattacaccattatcttAATTCCTCCACCATATTAAGTTATGGTTAAAAGTGGGATCTGTGTGGTCCCGTGCGCACGGTGAGAAGACAAACGCAGACACGACTGTCTGGTCGCCGCAGATGCTGGTGGCCGTGCTGGAGGAGCCGGCCAGCGAGACGGCGCTGCGCGCGGCGCTGGCCAGCCTGGCGGACCTGGGCGCGGCCGGGGCGCACCTGAGCCGCCTGGTGGCGCGCTGCCACGGCGCGCGGGCGCTGGTGGCCGTGGCCCTCGAGTCGCACTCCAGCTCTGTGCGGGCGGCCGCGCTCCGCGCTCTGGCGACCGTGTGCTGCGTGTCCGAGAGCATCCGCCAGCTCGAACAGGTACGCCTGCCTGCGCATCCAcctggcgtccgtctgcgagcaCTCCAACAATAGTCAACATCCTTTAATAATTCTACATAATTcagcataaaaattaaatgatctTTTTAGCCTCTTCAAGGGAAAAATATTAGCATACAATGAAATGTTCGCGCACCATGCAACTGAAATTTAACTGAATGAAGTCTACTGTGAATGCGCGTTTCATTCAGTTGTGTTCAAACCAAAAGTAAACAACATAGGCTAATGGTTTGTTtccaaacaaatgaaaaatagTTCTTGTAACAAACAATACTTATATGTGCATTGAGGCTTTTGTTGACTATTTATACGTGTGAGGTTTGCATGTGGCGAATGCAACAGgaagaaattaaaatttgagGAACTGGCCTCTATGTCATAACTGATGAAAccctgtattaaaaaaaaaataacgccagTAGAGATTACAGCTACAAGGAAAAGACCCATAAGTTATagttttaaattacattaaagcATTTTACGAGTCAGTAATaacatgtaataaaattttggtaTTTGTAAAATTAACCTGTACATGTACAGTATAGATTCATAATTATTATCATAATATAATCATTGAATCAATATTGATGTATAATTGATTTGGTAGGTGGGAAGATAACAGATAAGTATCAAATTTTCTTTGTTCAAGTCAAAATTAGTATTAGCTTAGTATTAGAActattgtttagtttttttttattacaacagtgttatatatttaaaaaaaaaaaattataatcacaacTTTATTTATGATTTTCAGCTAACTGGATAAtaactatttgaaaataaaactatgaaaaaattatacaataattaTCTAAGTAAAAACATGTCAAAAATGTGTAACATCATAACATTAAACTACATTCAGGTTACAGAATATAATTCGTAAAACTTGATACACACCTCTATTAGGAAAACcagtatttacaataaatttgtgctTTATGGAATGTCTGTTACATATGCACCCgtataattttatcaatttttaagTATATTAGAATTTTTGGCTTATCGGCATGTCGgttaataaataaacacaaaacgtccgccatcttggccaCAGATTTTCTCTTGTCTAGGGTTTACTGCACCATGGTAGTATGACAATTACAATATTACAATTCAGGTTCTGACTTATGttgatataatatataaaaaatatgataCATTGAAGTTGGACAAAAAAAAGGAGAAGTAAGTAACTTTGCCACGTAATGCTGTAGACACTACTGTATTGGGTTAAAATTCAGGATTTTTAAAAAGTAGTATTCAATACAGTTAGGGTAAATTTTCTCAATTTTGTAAAACCCAGACTGTGTAAAAATCGGCCAGTTGCGATCGCTTGTCGGAAGATGTTCTCGCTGCTTCACACCGGGGTTGCCGGCAGTGCGGCGGGGTGGAGATCCTGGCGGAGCTGCTGTCGGAGGACACGCGGCCCGAGGCGGAGCTCTCCGAGGCGGCGGCCGTGCTAGCGCAGATAACCGCGCCCTGGGTGGAGGACAACCAGTCCGTGCAGGGGCTGTCGCAGCACCTGCCGTCCCTGGTGCGCTCCCTCACCCGTGAGTGCTGCCTCGTCTCCCACCGTCAAACACTCTCATCTTGAACTATTAAAATACTGGCCACAGCTTGCGGttcatgtttattactttattttattggcACAACAAACTTCCAGACCTAACTTCGAACCCTTTTCGGAAACCACGATACATGGTctagtgtaaataaataaaatagaacttCTGCTCTCACCCATGTGAATTAATCAGTTATTTCATCTTGGCTGATGAAGACTAGAGCATGTTAATACATGTAAGACTGTAAAAACGTATAAAAGCACGGTTGAATTATTCGAGCTTATGTTGGAAAGTGTTTGCAAAATAAATGGCGTGTGATTTTATGCTTGTGGCACATGTAAAATATGTAacgagttattaaaaaaaatattgtcttatCGTGTTAGCATGTCGTGCCAATGGAGACAAGATTTCCCTAGGTAGGGTTTTATGCATATTTGGGGGCAAAGATATCAATAGGGATGTTATCGGATGGCATAACCCTTATACGGCAGGTTTAAAGGTGAAGCCACCAATGGTAGCCTCTTTGGAGGTGAGTCTTCAAGGTGTGGAAGGTCTGGGGGAAAAGTAAACAAAGCGAGCGAATGAATAACTCAAATTAATGTTATTTCAAATAATTGTAGCAGATCCCGTGCATGGCAGCGTGTACCCTGGTGCCAGCAGGTCTGGTGAGCGACACGGACTCGTGCGAGACCCTGCTGCTGGCGGCGGCAGCGCTCGCCAACCTGACCTTCATGGAGCCCCAGGCGGTGTGGGCGCTGCTGGACTGCGGCACGGCCGGCCGGCTGCTGGACGCCGTGCGCGCCCGCGGCCCGCACGCCTCCGTGTTCCTGCAGGAGCAGGCCGCCACGCTGCTGGCCAGCATGGCCGCCGTGCCCGAGGCGCGCGTGCAGCTGGCCGGGCGCCGCGCCGTCGTCGCGCTGCTCTGCTTCCTGCAGATACGCCCCTCCCCGCTACAGCGCGCCCCCGAGATTCTGGCCGCCGAGCGCGTGCAGCACAAGTCCGCCATCGCCCTCTCCAGGTGGGGGCTCTCGCTTCCCCCAGCGCTCACCTTCCATTGTCTATGACTGACGGGCAAGAGACGTTTAGCTGAATCATTTCTATTACTTTTGAGaaccttgttaaaaaaaaattattacggtTTAGTTTTATAAACATGAGTGAATGACTTAATTAGAGTTGATGCCTCATCAACATTATTGAGGTCAGCTGAGCTGGACCGAGGATGAAACAGTGAAATGATTTTGGTGGGTAAAAACAGGCGCACCTGGACAAGAAACTCCATTGGTTCATCACATTTTCTACTTGAGTAAACCCCAGGCTTTACCCTGCTGGAAAATCAAATCCGGATTGCGTTGGCAGGTGGCGAGTGATTTCACCACTCAACCACCAGATACAGTAATGATAATCtgcagagacaagattttatggttttattttcaaacaaatttcatttttaaaacaggagattttggcgttattgtttataattgttacgaaatctgtttattaaaaatggtagcatattactgaacaagTATGATAgttaaatgttccatgatactaaTTCCTCCAAAGCAGTGTAATTTTGACATATATATGATGCACTTTTCcaatacatataattatttgtaataagcatgtctaacttttcaggacaaataaataaatatgttaagtatgtatttttgtatttgaaaaatgTTCAAAGGTCGCAATTTAAAAACAgtttcaagatttaaaaaaaagtaaactatttCCAATAATTATTGTGATAAAAAGGTCAcccttaataaattatttttattgaatttaataattaaaagatgatttatgatttgaattgcattttggtgctttgtgAAGCATTAACTTGAATTTCCGTGTTATGGTGTGTTGCCATGCTTCTCTGTGttgttttggttttatcgcaactcAGCACATAGTCCTGGTTAACGCTGGGATGTGTTTGAGGAGCTGTGTGCAGGAGCATGAGCAGAGCCTTGGTGTGTGCACAGGCTGTGTGGTGACCCCGAGGTGGCCGCGCAGGTGGTAGCCCTGCAGGGGGTGGAGCGGCTCGTCCGGCTGTGCAAGGAGGAGCGCGAGAGGAACCACAGCGACGGCGTCCTGGTCGCTTGTCTGGTGAGTTCCAGCTTCCCGCTTCCCTCTCCAGGCCCGCCGTCCCGGAGTCTGCACATCACCCCAGCGGCTCTTCTGTTTTCTTCCACTCGTGCGTGTCTCGCCGAGTTAACCAGTGGGACACTTGCTGTAGGGAACAGTGGACACCAAGAACCCCATTTTAAATGAAGACACTCAGTGGCTGATGTACGCTTTCTTCCACTCGTGTCTCACCGAATTAACAGAATTAAAcattactataaaaaatttaaattctggtgtcctttagttaaaatacattaaaatttcttAGATTGGAATAATTAAGGTTTTCAGAACCCTTTCATTGAGTCTAATCCACATAAattaaaatcaactaaaaaaataaatcataaacacCAGTAAGATCATCTTACCTACCTATCAgaactgtgaacttgaactgttagTAAACATTAATACTAAACTATTATCTTTAACTTCCAAACTAAACAAGGTTTCCAAAAAAACTCATAATCCCCctgtaaataaagaaaattaactttaaaattaaactttgaaAGCAACTACATGTCACACTTGCTGTAGGGAACAGTGGATTCCAAGAACCCCATTTTAAATTAGGACACGCAGCGGCTGATGTACGCTTTCTTCCACTCGTGTCTCACCGAGTTAACTAGTGCGACACGACAACAACAATTagtaattttattagaatatcTTTTTGTCTGATTTATCTCACCTTATAATGATCAGAGCATACACCTCTTTCCACCGAGTTTACAAATGTGGTACTGGTACTCAGCCCAGGATGTACGCCACAGTTTCAAACCGCACGACCTGTTCTTTGTCCATGCAGGCCGCCTTGCGCAAGATCACGGCGAGCTGTGACCCTCAGGTGATCGAAGACCTGAACGCCACGGAACTCGTAGAACCGAGACTCCTCGACTCCTTCCTGCTGTACTCGTCGCGACAAGAAAGTTACGTTTGAAGCGCAAGTTCACAGTGCAGTGCTATCACTGGTGCAAATTGTATTTTACACTGTATCATCAAGGACATGATAGCAAGCTTCATGAATTAAGAATGGTAAGTTCTGGAATTGAAAATTGTGCTCGATCTACAAAAACCATGACTGTCCAACTTCATCTAAAATTTCAAGACTATTACATCCGATCCTCTTGAAATTATGTAGCATATTATTGCCActatgtgttgtgtgtgtttgtgtgtaaaaTTAGGACAACAGAAAATTTACAGTACATGTATGCTGTATGATGGACTTGTCAGTCCTTGTGCCATAATTTTGATAGtttttcatacaaaataaatacctaTGTACAAGTACGTCATATGTAAAATAGTACCAAGAATATCCTTTGACATATTTATACTTGTTATATGTtgctcaaatatattttaattttttacaaaatatatatcctttttgcagttgttttaattttttgtgttcagGTATGTACTAAAACACGTAACAAAACAGCCGCTTGCTTACTACCTTTAAGGAGTTAGCGATATTTGTtatcagggttggctgatttaaaccacaatggtttaaaccatggCTTAAATCAAGTGtttctttaatgtttttaaaaaatatatttttaaatagaatatcttagtAAATTctatgaaaggtctaattccactctaataataatactttgctcattaatgtttcttttgatacaggaacaaataattatatattaatcacGATCTTATTTTAATTATCTGAAtatgttgtaaattatacccagctaagtAGGTACTCCtctaacattaaattaattagtaaattgtagtcaaaattgtaaaaaagaggaaataaatttaaaaaaatcctattttatgGGAAATCCCTGACTACTATAAATCCCTAGTTTGTGGGAatcacccattctatggagattCTTCCTCCTGTGGAGAAATACCGGTAAATACCTTACATTGCAGATTTTccgcaaaataaaattaatttacaaaaatacaatttttcaacaCTAAAGTCGTTTCTGTATTTACCTGAAAACAGTGTTAACaaattcctactagtttctgagaaatccaATTTTTTTAGCTCGCATTTCAATATCTGTGCACTGCCACTGCAGTAACCATGAATTGTTTAAAAGtgtcagtgtgtgtgtttgttctgAAGAACTTCAAATATTGTGAATGGTCAATAAGGTAAGgctagttacattaaaaatactttcaaacattgtggatggtttgtTGGGttaatataaatacattaaagaactataaaatgtttcttacggttgcttaggaattacgaTTACGAATTTAAGATGtaccatgttttctcgcataattgtcgcacattttattctaaaatcaagtttaaaaagtaggggtgcaacgattatgcggaaaatttttttttttgttaaagttacTCAAAAACAAAactcattcatggaaagtatgtttatttaaaaagtgaagtataaaagagcacaccaaacaatttaaattaataagtcatgcaacaaaaacatttcaactttaaatagaaaaacaaaatctgtgatcaaAATTCAAGCAGAACGAACACGTAACTATCaccgtagtacacaccacgaaagagtgcgggccatcagatgtagttaactcggcactcgacagagaacGCGCGCTGCATGCACTCGcggagatatcaatattcgactacgtgtgcgtactctatacgggaagcaacataaccaaacattaatgattgcaatgagcgctggctacatttttgtaagcgatACACCGTGGCAACGCAGACAAACTGATGaaggttataaagtttaaaaagtctttaaaagaaaatttacacatccgacagcttcgtatttccgtcaattaaataagtaaaaggtaatgtccgaataaatattagatttatattttaaatacgttgttttatacggaaaaaatacacAAAGCATtctgaatctaatagcgggaccaaaaacatcatgctgcgtttacgagtttttttttatccaaattttgacgccctaaaatatgggtgcgacgtttatgcgataaaagagggtctatcctgacctaaccaaccgttcacatgaatttacagaatttttaatgtagctacattAACAactgtccacaatattttaaaatttttacgtcACTAACGTAACCTTTGAATTGTTAGTTACTATGTGATTCAAAACACTAttttaaatgaaatgtaaaatataaaaaaaactttcttgaaTGATATATGGacaaacaaccaaaaaaaacagaaaatataagCATTAATATTTCCTTACAACTGCAATACGTTATCATATTaactacttttattataaaacaatacaGTTGACTACAGTTCtccaaaataaacaaacaaaccaacATGGGTAAACAATTAATGGTAGGCAGCAGCAATGCACAGATATTGAAATATGAGCTAAAAACTGGGATTTCCAGAAAATAGTAGGAATTTGTTAATGCTATTTTCACAgtaaatacaggaacgtctctagtgtatgaaaatggtattttcgtaattttattttcactttgcgaAAAGATATTTAACGAactaccctttctgtggttaagtcccactCAGATGTGCaaatttgctggacttcagttcttctatgttataacttttctggttcaaaatGAGTGGCAAAAAGCGGATTATTATGTGGCTTTCATTTGAAAATGCTGAGAACCAAactaactaatgtaataaaaaaacctggtttaaaccaaaaaataaacatttgctTACTGAACATATGAGGGATGTTCCAAGTGTATCCAAATACAGTATTTACCCGCGTATAGGTCGCGGattttatgcagatttttttgtttggtaaaaagaaaagaaaaagaatattgtttatttacaggAAGAATGAGGAAAGGGGAGGGgagaaaatgaaagttaaaaataaagatGTTCAGCATTTGGATAGTGGAGCAAATTTTCTTGTAGCAATACAATCGAATGACCAATATTAGCTGCTGTGTCCTAAATACACTTgataatacatttgaaaaagtttacaaacacaatttctatcactaatatttacaataaataaacattGTTAATGAcatagaccagtattcaatatcagtcactaaagtataagatttaaaaagcagatatataattttttaatttttaagtagcctttttttcatcctgaaaAAATGTTGTTCCATGGTGCGTGTgcattctcatcattttttcataatctacctaaaaaaatacataacttcaaaaaataaaattaagcgtCCATATGCGAATTTTCCATTTTGggtataaaaatataacattgcactgttgtggttgactatatgcttaaataactagcttgtgtttggttttaataaatatgtcaataGTAAATGTAAATGGTTgaaattaaaatatctcagcgGTGTGTGTAAGCATCATGAAGCTACATCTGCCGCCTGTTGTGCGGCTACTCAGCCGGTGCTGGTAAGTGACGTGGCAGTCTGCCGCCGGGCCGTGAAGCTCAGTAAGaagaggaattaaaaataaaccagccagagagatAGCGTGGAAGAGAAAGAGGGAAAGAAgtacgtgtgtgtatgtgtgtgaacTGGCACCATACTCAGACATCACGTTTCTATCTCAACAGGTTTATGTGATGCAACTGTGTCCAAACATTGCTTTTGTGTGAGATATCAACGCTTTCTACTGCAAAATTTCATTCACGAAAAAACTGCTGTAAAGAGAATGCTTGTTATTTTTGAACTGCAgtcttttctctcttggggaagatgatgggtaaaaaaaataataggtgtTTCTTAGGCagcaataagctgagacatggCCCATAAAGACTTCACTCTTGTATTCTACTGGAAACAGATTTATGGTGCAACTCATATTGGAGGGCGACTCTTTAACGTGAAAAAATTTAGGTATTTTGCCCCAAATAAGGGTGCAACCCATACGAAGGGGCGACTCATTTGCGAGTAAACATGGTATTAACTATGGCATATAAAATAagacttttaattttaacaaccTGGGTGGTATAAATCTGGAAACAGTGTTCGCCATTAatttgtactgcaatctaagtgtGATACAGACTATAGTGCGACGCATAAGTACAACGTGATAGCCGGCCATCGAGATTGTTG is from Bacillus rossius redtenbacheri isolate Brsri chromosome 15, Brsri_v3, whole genome shotgun sequence and encodes:
- the LOC134539190 gene encoding protein inscuteable homolog isoform X1, with protein sequence MCELQRTRSKVWWGSDDGDERGCSPSGSSHRSHDSGFSDCEQQKQQQQQQQQQQQQSPDFPCCIDLTPASGRRPRQHSPIRSLRAARGSPCSPASFEQHRPAHTSTPKSCGFPRLGRKHGRPVNLIVEFERGGRGAGGEDGCVRQWLGELRGMYEPECAATLQSKSLAADLNQQVAAMAAASTGAVHLVQEHTRLISAEFSKLCRQLESGQAEHVGPLVQSLAGNVSQFLQHHARPDEERELPDACERLRAHAAARGPLDREALARDVALLGRRFTALVDDALQHQISMLVAVLEEPASETALRAALASLADLGAAGAHLSRLVARCHGARALVAVALESHSSSVRAAALRALATVCCVSESIRQLEQCGGVEILAELLSEDTRPEAELSEAAAVLAQITAPWVEDNQSVQGLSQHLPSLVRSLTRLVSDTDSCETLLLAAAALANLTFMEPQAVWALLDCGTAGRLLDAVRARGPHASVFLQEQAATLLASMAAVPEARVQLAGRRAVVALLCFLQIRPSPLQRAPEILAAERVQHKSAIALSRLCGDPEVAAQVVALQGVERLVRLCKEERERNHSDGVLVACLVSSSFPLPSPGPPSRSLHITPAALLFSSTRACLAELTSGTLAVGNSGHQEPHFK
- the LOC134539190 gene encoding protein inscuteable homolog isoform X2; its protein translation is MCELQRTRSKVWWGSDDGDERGCSPSGSSHRSHDSGFSDCEQQKQQQQQQQQQQQQSPDFPCCIDLTPASGRRPRQHSPIRSLRAARGSPCSPASFEQHRPAHTSTPKSCGFPRLGRKHGRPVNLIVEFERGGRGAGGEDGCVRQWLGELRGMYEPECAATLQSKSLAADLNQQVAAMAAASTGAVHLVQEHTRLISAEFSKLCRQLESGQAEHVGPLVQSLAGNVSQFLQHHARPDEERELPDACERLRAHAAARGPLDREALARDVALLGRRFTALVDDALQHQISMLVAVLEEPASETALRAALASLADLGAAGAHLSRLVARCHGARALVAVALESHSSSVRAAALRALATVCCVSESIRQLEQCGGVEILAELLSEDTRPEAELSEAAAVLAQITAPWVEDNQSVQGLSQHLPSLVRSLTRLVSDTDSCETLLLAAAALANLTFMEPQAVWALLDCGTAGRLLDAVRARGPHASVFLQEQAATLLASMAAVPEARVQLAGRRAVVALLCFLQIRPSPLQRAPEILAAERVQHKSAIALSRLCGDPEVAAQVVALQGVERLVRLCKEERERNHSDGVLVACLAALRKITASCDPQVIEDLNATELVEPRLLDSFLLYSSRQESYV